A genomic region of Gordonia crocea contains the following coding sequences:
- a CDS encoding heat shock protein transcriptional repressor HspR, whose translation MAAARRSPDPGSSDRGRGDERATYVISVAAELSGMHAQTLRTYDRLGLVTPARTSGGGRRYTSGDVELLREIQRLSQEEGVNLAGIKRIIELSREVDELRAKLDAAGRRGGEVVPAPATTALVVWQPRRGRRSS comes from the coding sequence ATGGCTGCCGCACGCAGGAGCCCCGACCCCGGATCGTCAGACCGGGGGCGGGGCGACGAGCGCGCCACCTATGTGATTTCGGTGGCCGCCGAACTCTCCGGCATGCACGCCCAAACCCTGCGCACCTATGACCGGCTGGGTCTGGTCACACCCGCACGCACCAGTGGTGGGGGGCGTCGCTACACGTCGGGCGACGTCGAATTACTTCGCGAGATCCAGCGCTTGTCCCAGGAGGAGGGCGTCAATCTCGCGGGGATCAAGCGGATCATCGAGTTGAGCCGCGAGGTCGATGAACTGCGGGCCAAGCTCGATGCCGCGGGCCGACGCGGCGGCGAAGTCGTCCCGGCGCCGGCAACCACCGCCCTGGTGGTCTGGCAACCTCGTCGGGGTCGTCGCTCGTCCTGA
- a CDS encoding globin domain-containing protein, translated as MVDDTPGALTRLRDLVRADPGRFTNSFFTRLFALDPTARELFPASLGHVRHGFYRVIDLVLEVTPTSSGHAELIDLLAQLGRDHRKYGVTGHHYDLARTALVAEFASLLGPAWTRPVATAVDQTVALITGVMSQAADRDTGPAVTRARVTEKFQIGREHAVIRLLAERPLTYLPGQFVEVQIPQWPREWRMLSPSIPANPAGEVEFHVRAIEGGTVSKSIVVETHVDDEWAIAQHHGTMRVEPTTPTTMVAGGTGIAPLRSILLDMCTQVTNPPVHLYYGARHPGELYELPNLQRMASMNPWLQITAVTEKRDDPWWLPSIAPPTELGFPHMIGTLADAVIHDARSVPDHWEDRDVLVAGSPQMIEVTRRKLLIVGARASRIQHDEV; from the coding sequence GTGGTCGACGACACCCCCGGCGCGTTGACCCGGCTGCGCGATCTCGTGCGGGCCGATCCGGGCCGCTTCACCAACTCCTTCTTCACCCGTTTGTTCGCCCTCGACCCGACGGCGCGGGAGCTGTTCCCCGCCTCGCTGGGCCATGTGCGCCACGGCTTCTACCGGGTGATCGACCTGGTGTTGGAGGTGACGCCCACCTCGTCGGGCCACGCCGAACTCATCGACCTGTTGGCCCAGCTCGGACGCGATCACCGCAAGTACGGCGTCACCGGCCACCACTACGATCTGGCGCGCACCGCACTCGTCGCGGAGTTTGCCTCGCTGCTGGGCCCCGCGTGGACCCGGCCGGTCGCGACGGCGGTGGACCAAACCGTCGCGCTGATCACCGGGGTCATGAGCCAGGCCGCCGACCGTGACACCGGACCCGCCGTGACGCGGGCCCGGGTCACCGAGAAGTTCCAGATCGGCCGCGAGCACGCAGTCATCCGGCTGCTCGCCGAGCGGCCGCTGACCTACCTGCCGGGACAGTTCGTGGAGGTGCAGATCCCGCAGTGGCCGCGCGAGTGGCGGATGCTCTCCCCGTCGATTCCGGCCAACCCGGCCGGCGAGGTCGAGTTCCATGTCCGCGCCATCGAGGGCGGCACCGTGAGCAAGTCCATCGTCGTGGAAACCCACGTCGACGACGAGTGGGCGATCGCCCAGCACCACGGCACGATGCGCGTCGAGCCCACCACCCCCACGACCATGGTCGCCGGTGGGACCGGGATCGCCCCGTTGCGGTCCATCCTGTTGGACATGTGTACCCAGGTGACCAACCCGCCGGTCCACCTCTACTACGGGGCACGCCACCCCGGTGAGCTCTATGAACTGCCGAATCTCCAGCGGATGGCATCGATGAATCCCTGGCTGCAGATCACCGCGGTGACCGAGAAGCGCGACGACCCGTGGTGGCTGCCGTCGATCGCGCCGCCCACCGAACTCGGTTTCCCGCACATGATCGGCACGCTGGCCGATGCGGTGATCCACGACGCCCGGTCGGTGCCCGACCACTGGGAGGACCGCGACGTCCTCGTCGCCGGATCACCGCAGATGATCGAGGTGACCAGGCGCAAACTCCTCATCGTCGGCGCCCGGGCAAGCCGGATCCAGCACGACGAGGTCTGA
- a CDS encoding PucR family transcriptional regulator, whose amino-acid sequence MPSSPRQPPPAPPEVVAVVAQLGEKLQAREDEIVDAMSATMAREIADLLSTDPVLREMLWESVDSNVSTILYGLASSVPMSHLQPPTAAVEYARRLAQRGIPPNALVRAYHMGEHEVHLLFYSLVEEMNLSQSLSIAVLRHASSLVYEYIDWITQYVFDVYERERNVWLGTAGNINSALIHGLLRDPRSGTATFEAQTGYRLDQFHLGAVLWTDSDNPVTPAALAAVTTDLARAVAAPAPPISTAVDQETLWAWVPLGPRPPHHDLESVRTALALPADLRIGLGLPSAGAHGFVRTHEQALAAFDVATMQHSPTSNVTGFGDRGIALTSLLATNLDSTRAWVGEVLGSLADDTDSAAVLRTTLRTFFATGESHLRTAERLNLHRNTVKYRVDKALAGRRNHDRLDIALALQVCEFLGPAVLRS is encoded by the coding sequence ATGCCGTCGAGCCCACGACAACCGCCGCCGGCGCCGCCCGAGGTCGTCGCCGTCGTCGCGCAGTTGGGCGAGAAGCTGCAGGCCCGCGAGGACGAGATCGTCGACGCGATGTCCGCGACGATGGCTCGCGAAATCGCCGACCTGTTGTCGACCGACCCGGTGCTGCGCGAAATGCTGTGGGAGAGCGTCGATTCCAACGTCTCGACAATTCTCTACGGCCTGGCCAGCTCGGTACCGATGAGTCACCTGCAACCGCCGACGGCGGCGGTGGAGTACGCACGTCGACTGGCTCAGCGCGGGATACCGCCCAACGCGCTGGTCCGGGCCTACCACATGGGCGAACACGAAGTGCACCTGTTGTTCTACAGCTTGGTCGAGGAGATGAACCTCTCCCAATCGCTGTCGATCGCGGTGCTGCGACACGCCTCTTCCCTGGTCTACGAGTACATCGACTGGATCACCCAGTACGTCTTCGACGTCTACGAGCGCGAGCGCAACGTCTGGTTGGGCACCGCGGGCAACATCAACTCGGCCCTGATCCACGGACTCTTGCGCGACCCGCGGTCAGGTACCGCGACCTTCGAGGCACAGACCGGCTACCGGCTCGACCAGTTCCACCTCGGCGCGGTGTTGTGGACCGACAGCGACAACCCGGTGACCCCGGCCGCGCTGGCCGCGGTGACCACCGACCTCGCCCGTGCGGTGGCCGCCCCCGCCCCGCCGATCTCCACCGCGGTCGACCAGGAGACCCTGTGGGCCTGGGTGCCGCTGGGGCCCCGGCCGCCGCATCACGACCTCGAGTCGGTGCGTACCGCCCTCGCCCTGCCGGCCGACCTGCGGATCGGACTGGGGCTGCCGTCGGCGGGGGCCCACGGGTTCGTCCGAACCCACGAGCAGGCGCTGGCCGCCTTCGACGTGGCGACCATGCAGCACTCGCCGACGTCGAACGTCACCGGGTTCGGCGACCGGGGAATAGCGTTGACCTCGCTGCTGGCGACCAACCTCGACTCGACCCGGGCGTGGGTCGGCGAGGTGCTCGGCTCGTTGGCCGACGACACCGACTCCGCCGCGGTCCTGCGCACCACGCTGCGCACCTTCTTCGCCACCGGCGAAAGCCACCTGCGCACCGCGGAGCGACTCAACCTGCACCGCAACACCGTCAAATACCGCGTGGACAAGGCGCTGGCCGGCCGGCGCAACCACGACCGCCTCGACATCGCCCTGGCCCTGCAGGTCTGCGAGTTCCTCGGCCCCGCCGTCCTGCGCAGCTGA
- the grpE gene encoding nucleotide exchange factor GrpE: MTEPFDAAAGGTEPDEATGAAAAGAQAPAAGGDQAPAGGSAAGGDQNDQVAELTAALQRERAQFTNYKRRSDEEMASKVSLGKQLVIEQLLPILDDLDRAREHGDLESGPLRALADKLIATLTAQGLAGFGAPGDPFDPELHEAVQNDGSGDNPVLGAVYRVGYRVGDRVVRHAMVTVTDGAGAGAPDAGE; the protein is encoded by the coding sequence GTGACCGAGCCCTTCGATGCCGCCGCCGGCGGCACGGAACCGGACGAGGCGACCGGCGCCGCCGCGGCGGGGGCACAGGCCCCCGCCGCGGGCGGTGACCAGGCTCCCGCCGGCGGTTCCGCGGCGGGCGGCGACCAGAACGACCAGGTCGCCGAACTCACCGCGGCCCTGCAGCGGGAACGGGCCCAGTTCACCAACTACAAGCGCCGCTCCGACGAGGAGATGGCGTCGAAGGTGTCGCTGGGCAAGCAGCTCGTCATCGAGCAGCTACTGCCGATCCTCGACGATCTCGACCGGGCGCGCGAGCACGGCGATCTGGAGTCCGGGCCGCTTCGCGCGCTGGCGGACAAACTGATCGCCACCCTCACCGCGCAGGGGCTCGCCGGTTTTGGCGCGCCCGGCGATCCGTTCGACCCGGAACTCCACGAGGCCGTGCAGAACGACGGCTCCGGGGACAACCCGGTCCTCGGTGCGGTCTACCGCGTCGGCTACCGCGTCGGCGACCGCGTCGTCCGGCATGCCATGGTCACCGTGACCGATGGCGCCGGGGCCGGTGCGCCCGACGCCGGGGAGTAA
- the dnaJ gene encoding molecular chaperone DnaJ, with translation MAPQREWLEKDFYKELGVSSDASANDIRKAYRKLANELHPDKNPGDTAAEERFKRVSEANSVLSDPEKKKEYDETRAMFAGGRFRGGNGFPGGFGGGSGGGGTTYTTGGDFNLDDLFGGDAGGGLGDILGGMFGGGGGGGGTRSSGRGTTTRPRRGQDLETETTLTFRDAAQGTTVSMRVTSPSPCTTCHGSGAKPGTSPRVCGRCNGSGFVSRNQGAFGFSEPCRDCQGTGSIIESPCPDCSGNGVQVRPRNINVRIPVGVEDGQRIRLAGQGEAGMRGAPSGDLYVTVHVTGDKLFTRSGNDLKVELPVSFSELVLGATVSVPTLDGSVGVKIPANTADGRTLRVRGRGVPKRAGGAGDLLVTVKVAVPKSLDDKATEALKAYAEAEKAAGYDPRAGWGK, from the coding sequence ATGGCCCCACAGCGTGAATGGCTGGAAAAGGATTTCTACAAAGAGCTCGGCGTCTCCTCCGATGCGTCGGCCAACGATATCCGCAAGGCGTATCGCAAGTTGGCCAACGAGCTTCACCCGGACAAGAACCCCGGGGACACGGCAGCCGAGGAGCGCTTCAAGCGCGTCTCCGAGGCGAACAGCGTGCTCTCCGATCCGGAGAAGAAGAAGGAGTACGACGAGACCCGGGCGATGTTCGCCGGTGGCCGCTTCCGCGGCGGCAACGGGTTCCCGGGCGGCTTCGGCGGCGGTAGCGGTGGCGGTGGCACGACCTACACCACCGGCGGGGATTTCAACCTCGACGATTTGTTCGGCGGCGACGCCGGCGGTGGTCTGGGTGACATCCTCGGCGGGATGTTCGGCGGCGGCGGTGGCGGCGGGGGGACCCGCTCCTCGGGCCGCGGGACGACCACCCGGCCACGCCGCGGACAGGACCTGGAAACCGAGACGACGCTGACGTTCCGCGACGCCGCGCAGGGCACGACGGTCAGCATGCGGGTCACCAGCCCGTCGCCGTGCACGACCTGCCACGGCAGTGGAGCCAAGCCGGGCACCAGCCCGCGCGTGTGCGGTCGCTGCAACGGGTCGGGCTTCGTCAGCCGCAACCAGGGCGCGTTCGGATTCAGCGAGCCGTGCCGCGACTGCCAGGGCACCGGGTCGATCATCGAGAGCCCGTGCCCGGATTGCTCGGGCAACGGCGTGCAGGTACGGCCGCGCAACATCAACGTGCGGATCCCGGTGGGTGTCGAAGACGGTCAACGGATCCGGTTGGCCGGCCAGGGCGAAGCCGGTATGCGCGGCGCCCCGTCGGGCGACCTGTACGTGACCGTGCACGTCACCGGGGACAAGTTGTTCACCCGCAGCGGCAACGACCTCAAGGTCGAACTGCCGGTGAGCTTCTCGGAACTGGTGCTCGGCGCGACCGTGTCGGTGCCGACCCTCGACGGATCGGTCGGGGTCAAGATCCCGGCGAACACCGCCGACGGCCGCACGCTGCGCGTGCGCGGTCGGGGGGTGCCGAAACGGGCCGGTGGGGCCGGCGACCTGCTCGTCACCGTGAAGGTGGCGGTCCCGAAGTCGCTCGACGACAAGGCGACCGAGGCGTTGAAGGCCTATGCCGAGGCGGAGAAGGCCGCCGGCTACGACCCGCGCGCCGGATGGGGCAAGTGA